Proteins encoded together in one Rhodothermales bacterium window:
- a CDS encoding oligosaccharide flippase family protein, translating into MSHRAGSEVDSPARRVVRQSGIYSIGNVAVKAAGLLLAPILLNPTYLSLSEYGYLALLLVTAQLCILTFGIGISTGLLRFHSDPAYEGSRSQLPFTALVASAVLAIAFASVVYLLWGDWLGRFLLDSESSRSLIGWILVYATLKVIGSVSFMHLRVTDRPGQYAVLIVGEMLVLFGAAYLFMVERGLGLRGAVLAYVVAGAFSATSSALMMLPRISLRLDPSVVRPLVRFGAPLVVASLSAWLLNVGDRYMLKWLSETATVGLYDFGSRVGGIVNLVFVQSFQLAFAVIGLRQFDEGRFDMHRAALRHYAVWTGWFVLALSILADDAMLILVQSLGVDRFYLGIDQVVLPVAAGFWFYGMYHVAVNVLYGLNRTRMIARYVLGAAIFNLVLNLILIPRFGALGAALATTISFAALAFWTLRVSERLSSIDFDIRIIAAVAISVIVLWAASAQLDSASVVIRLSVRLLLIGMYFPLILLTRAFRMEDFARGLRFLRPGGRMDGT; encoded by the coding sequence GTGAGCCATCGAGCAGGCAGCGAAGTCGACAGTCCGGCACGCCGTGTCGTGCGTCAGAGCGGCATCTATTCGATCGGAAATGTTGCCGTCAAGGCGGCAGGTCTGCTGTTGGCTCCGATTCTGCTGAATCCGACGTATCTGTCCCTGTCGGAGTATGGCTATCTAGCGCTCCTTCTCGTGACCGCCCAGCTGTGCATCCTCACGTTCGGTATTGGTATCTCGACCGGGCTTCTTCGATTCCATTCCGATCCGGCGTACGAGGGCAGCCGGTCGCAACTGCCGTTTACCGCACTCGTGGCCTCGGCGGTGCTGGCGATTGCATTCGCGTCGGTTGTGTACCTGCTGTGGGGGGACTGGCTTGGACGATTCCTGCTCGACTCGGAGTCGTCTCGTTCGTTGATAGGCTGGATCCTCGTTTATGCGACGCTGAAGGTGATTGGCAGCGTATCGTTTATGCACCTCCGGGTCACGGATCGGCCGGGACAATACGCGGTGCTGATTGTCGGTGAAATGCTGGTTCTCTTTGGAGCCGCCTATCTGTTCATGGTGGAGCGTGGACTGGGGCTGCGGGGCGCCGTCCTGGCGTACGTTGTGGCCGGGGCGTTCTCCGCCACATCATCGGCGCTGATGATGCTTCCGCGGATCAGCCTCCGCCTGGACCCGTCCGTCGTTCGGCCTCTCGTCCGGTTCGGTGCGCCACTTGTCGTGGCGAGTCTGTCGGCCTGGCTGCTCAACGTCGGCGACCGGTACATGCTGAAATGGCTCAGTGAAACAGCGACGGTTGGGCTGTATGATTTCGGATCGCGTGTCGGCGGCATCGTGAATCTCGTATTTGTGCAGAGTTTTCAGCTGGCGTTCGCCGTGATCGGCCTCCGGCAATTCGACGAGGGTCGATTCGATATGCACCGTGCGGCTCTGCGGCACTATGCCGTGTGGACGGGTTGGTTCGTTCTTGCACTGTCGATCCTGGCCGACGATGCCATGCTTATTCTGGTTCAGTCGCTAGGTGTGGACCGGTTCTACCTCGGTATCGACCAGGTGGTGTTGCCGGTGGCGGCTGGGTTCTGGTTTTACGGCATGTACCACGTGGCTGTCAACGTGCTGTATGGCCTGAACCGTACGCGCATGATTGCCCGCTACGTGCTCGGCGCCGCGATCTTCAATCTGGTGCTCAACCTGATACTGATTCCCCGGTTCGGAGCACTCGGAGCAGCGCTCGCAACGACCATTTCGTTTGCGGCACTGGCATTCTGGACGCTGCGGGTGTCCGAACGGCTCAGTTCCATCGATTTTGATATCCGAATCATTGCTGCGGTAGCGATTTCTGTGATCGTGCTCTGGGCGGCCAGTGCTCAGTTAGATTCGGCATCTGTTGTTATTCGTCTCTCCGTCCGCCTGCTCCTTATCGGCATGTACTTCCCGCTGATTCTGCTCACGCGCGCGTTCCGAATGGAGGACTTCGCGCGCGGACTGCGATTCCTGCGCCCGGGTGGTCGTATGGATGGTACGTGA
- the eutM gene encoding ethanolamine utilization microcompartment protein EutM: MAEDYGIALGMVETRGLVGAIEAADAMVKAARVRLVGKEKIGGGYVTVMVRGDVGAVKAATDAGAAAAERVGELISVHVIPRPHSDVELILPTRAD; the protein is encoded by the coding sequence ATGGCAGAAGATTACGGAATCGCCCTCGGAATGGTAGAAACCCGCGGCCTGGTTGGAGCCATCGAGGCGGCTGACGCTATGGTCAAGGCTGCGCGTGTTCGACTGGTGGGCAAGGAGAAGATTGGGGGCGGCTATGTGACCGTGATGGTCCGCGGTGACGTGGGCGCGGTCAAAGCCGCAACCGACGCAGGGGCGGCGGCAGCCGAACGAGTCGGCGAGCTGATTTCCGTACACGTCATTCCACGGCCCCACTCAGATGTCGAGTTGATCCTGCCGACGCGGGCGGATTGA
- a CDS encoding BMC domain-containing protein: MLDYADKALGMVETRGLIAAIEAADAMVKAAEVTILGIEQTVAALMTVHAVGETAAVQAAVDAGAAAASRVGDLVSAHVIPRPAEETYSVVDSESFLTPARPKGGAARKSAARTVRSQRASPRPAAADTQDLESLTVRELRQLARQTSGFPIHGREIARANKKQLLDAFRSLG; the protein is encoded by the coding sequence ATGCTAGACTACGCAGACAAAGCACTTGGTATGGTCGAGACCCGTGGTCTCATTGCGGCTATCGAAGCCGCGGACGCGATGGTCAAGGCAGCAGAAGTGACCATACTCGGGATCGAGCAAACCGTCGCGGCGCTGATGACAGTCCATGCCGTTGGTGAGACTGCGGCCGTCCAGGCGGCGGTCGATGCCGGAGCAGCCGCTGCATCGCGAGTCGGCGACCTGGTCTCCGCCCACGTCATCCCGCGCCCTGCTGAAGAAACGTATTCCGTTGTTGACAGCGAGTCGTTCTTGACGCCGGCGAGGCCGAAAGGTGGCGCCGCTCGCAAATCCGCCGCTCGCACAGTCCGTTCGCAACGAGCCTCACCTCGGCCCGCTGCAGCCGATACGCAAGATCTGGAGTCCCTTACAGTGCGCGAGCTGCGCCAACTTGCGCGGCAGACAAGCGGATTCCCGATTCATGGCCGAGAGATAGCCAGAGCAAACAAGAAACAGCTTCTCGACGCGTTCAGGAGCCTTGGCTGA